TGAAGAAGAACGCGAACTTACCATGATGCTTATGGTAGATGTTTCAGGGTCTGAAATGTTTGGTACCGAAGCACAATTTAAAAGCGAAGTCGTTACGGAAATAGCAGCAACTTTAGCGTTTTCCGCAACCCAGAATAATGATAAAATTGGTTTGATTTTATTTTCAGATAAAGTAGAACTTTATATCCCACCCAAAAAAGGGCGTTCGCATGTACTACGTATTATTCGTGAATTGATTGAGTTTAAACCAGAAAGTAAACAAACCAATCTGGCCGAAGCTTTAAAATTCATGCAAAATGTTATGAAGAAAAAAGCGATTGTGTTTGTATTGTCTGATTTCATTGCAGACGATTACCGTCAAACCATGAAAATTGTTTCAGGAAAACACGATGTGACAGGCATTAGGGTTTATGATAAACGCGAAGAAGATATTCCGAATTTAGGCGTTGTTCAAATGCAAGATGAAGAAACGGGTGAATATATGTTAGTAAATACATCGTCCAAAAAAGTACGCCTTAATTATGGTAAGTTTTATCAAGAAAAAGTAGATTATTACAGAGAAAGTTTTACAAAATCAGGAGCGGGGACTATCGATTGTCGTGTTGATGAAAGCTATGTAAAAAAAATGTTGGGGTATTTTAAAAGAAGAGGATAAATGGAGTTTAGATTTATGATTAACGATTTACGATTTTTGAATAAAATAAAAGGGGCCTTCGGTCTTCGGTCTTCCGTCTTGAGTCTTGGGTCTTTGGTCTTCGGTCTTAAGTCTTCGGTCTTAAATCTTCGGTCTTCCGTCTTTTGGTCTTTGGTCTTTTTTCTCTCATCTTTTTTCTCTTTTTCCCAAGTAACAACATCTATCGATTCAACAAAAATTAAAATAGGGGCACAAATTACCTATAAAATTGAAGTTGAAACCAAACCAAACAGCTTGGTGGTTTTCCCCGAAGGGCAAACATTTTCTCCCTTGGAAATGATTGAATCGTATGCGATTGATACCATTAAAAATAAAGACAAATACAACCTTATAAAAAAGTATGGTTTAACTCAATTTGATTCTGGGAAATACACCATCCCAAGGCAAAAAGTCATTATTGGTGATAAAACTTTTTTTACCGACTCATTAAAAGTTGAGGTGAACAATGTGGTTGTAGACACAACAAAACAAGGGCTCTACGATATAAAACCCATTATTGAAGTTAGTAAAAAAGGTAGTGATTGGTGGAAATATGTATTGCTGACACTTTTAATAGTTGGCATCATTGGCTTTTTAATGTATTGGTTTATTTGGCGAAAAAAACCATTAACCGAAGCAGAACAAATTGCTTTGTTACCACCTTATGATAGAGCGAAGTTAGCTCTTAAAAAATTGGATGAAAGTCATTATTTAGAAACCGATTCTATAAAGGAATACTACTCAGACCTTACGTTTATTATTAGAAAATATCTTGACGAAAAAGTGTATGACCGAGCATTGGAAAGCACAACGGATGAGCTGATTAACCGACTTAATTTACTTAAAGAAGGCAATCAAATAGAGTTGAGTACTCAAGATATTAGAAATTTAGAAAGCATTTTAAAACGTGCTGATTTGGTGAAATTCGCTAAATCTGCCGTAGATGTTGAGCTCGCCAAAATGGATAGAGATACTATTGATATTGAAATTGACCATGTAAAAGAAGCATTGCCGGAACCAACAGAAGAAGAAAAGCTTCAAGATGAAAAATACCGTCAAGAGTTAGAGCGTAAAAAGAAACGCAAGAAAATCATCATTACTGTTGTTATAGGTGTATTTTTATTAATGGCAACATTTGTTGGCTTTGGTTTAAAGTACGGATTCAATTATATAAAAGACACCATTATTGGTCATGATAGTATTGAGCTTTTAGAAGGCGAATGGGTCACCAGTGCATATGGCGTGCCACCAGTTACCATTTCTACGCCTAAAGTATTAACTCGTATCGAGTTGCCAGTTCCAGACGAAATGAAAGCACAAGTAACCCAAACAACTTTTATTTACGGAACCTTATTAGATGTTTTTAGTGTGATGGTAAATACCACGTCATATAAAAACATGGGTGAAAACAAAATCGATATTGAGAAGGCATCCGAGCAAAGTCTTAAAGGAATGGAAGCTCAGGGCGCTCAAGATATTGTGGTATTGAGAGATAAATTTGTAACACCAAATGGCGCAGAAGGATTAAAAACCTATGGAACATTAAAAATTAAAAATCCAATAAGCCAAAAAGTACAAGAGGGAAATTATATATTACTACAATTTGCTTCAGAAAATGTGTTACAGCAAATTGTTATAACCTATCCAATTAATGATGAGTATGCAGATCAAATGATAGAACGTATTTTAAATTCAGTTGAACTTAAAAAAGCAGAAGAATAATGTTTGAAGGCATCGATTTTTTAAATAAGCAGTGGTTTTGGGCACTTTTAGTATTGCCTTTAGCTATATTATGGTATATTTTCAAACATAAAAAGCAAACAGCTGAACTTAAAATATCTAGCTTAAAAGGTTTTAAGCTCACCAATTCTTGGTTACCAAAACTAAAACACGGGTTATTTGTATTACGTCTATTGGCATTAGCATTATTAATTACAGCATTGGCAAGACCACAAACGGTTGATGTTTCTTCTAAAACAAAAACAACAAGAGGGATTGATATTGTAATGGCTATTGACGTATCGGCAAGTATGCTGGCAAAAGATTTGTCACCAAACAGATTGGAAGCTTTAAAAAATGTAGCAGCTGAATTTATTAAAGGTAGACCGAATGATAGAATAGGACTGGTAGAATACGCTGGAGAAAGTTATACAAGAACCCCTGTTACTAGTGACAAGGCAATTGTAATACGCTCATTAAAAGACATTAAATACAACACGATTATTGAAGGCGGAACGGCAATTGGTATGGGTTTAGCAACTGCAGTAAACAGATTAAAAGACAGCAAAGCCAAAAGTAAGGTCATTATATTATTAACCGATGGTGTGAATAATACTGGTTTTATAGATCCAAAAATAGCTAGTGAATTGGCGGTGGAATATGGTATAAAAACATATGCCATCGGTTTAGGTACTAACGGTATGGCATTGTCACCGGTAGCATTAGATCCAAGAACAGGCGGATTTCAATATGCTCGCGTACCCGTAGAGATTGACGAAGTATTGTTAAAAGAAATAGCGAAAGTTACTGGAGGAAGATATTTTAGAGCCACCGATAATAAAAAGCTTGAAGAAATATATGGAGAAATAAACAAACTTGAGAAAACAGATGTTGAAGAGTTTAAATATTACAATTACGAAGAAAAATACCGCCCGTTGGTGCTATTGGCGGGTCTACTATTGTTGATAGAATTTTTACTAAGAAACACCATTTTTAGAAGTTTTGTGTAATTAGATTATAGATAAGAGAAAATAGATAAGAGAAAAAGACACTCCATTTACGGAAATAAAAGTCCCCTTTGGGGATTTAGGGGACAAACAAATAAAAAATAAATGTATCAATTAGACGAAAAAATATGGTTTTGGGCATTAGGAATTATTCCAGTAATAATCCTATTCTTTTTGGTGCTTCAATTTTGGAAACACCGCACCCAACGCAAATTTGCCGATAAAGCATTACTAAAAAAATTAAGTCCGAATGCATCGTTATTTAAGTCCGTTTTAAAACTAGTTGTATTAAGCTTAGCCTTTGCATGTCTAGCCATCGCATTGGTAAATCCAAAAATAGGCACAAAGCTAGAAACCATAAAACGCGAAGGCGTTGATATCGTTTTTGCAGTCGATGTGTCAAAAAGTATGCTTGCCGAAGACATCGCACCCAATAGGTTAGACAAAGCCAAACAATTGGTAACGCAAATCATCAATAATTTGGCAAGCGACCGCGTAGGTATTATTGCTTACGCAGGAAAAGCATTTCCGCAATTGCCCATTACAACCGATTATGCTTCGGCAAAAATGTTTCTTCAAGGCATGAATACCGATATGCTATCATCCCAAGGAACAGCTATTAATGAAGCCATCAAATTGGCAACCACCTATTTTGATGATGAAGAACAAACCAATCGCATTCTAATAATTATCTCAGATGGTGAAGACCACAGCGAAGAAGCCACCGCAGTAGCCGAAGAAGCTAACGAAGCAGGTATTAGGATTTTTACCATTGGTGTCGGTGATGTAAAAGGGGGACCTATACCGGAAAAACGTAACGGGATTGTTTTAAATTATAAAAAAGACAACCAAGGCGAAACCGTTATTACGCGTTTGGATGAAGAAACCCTTAAAAGTATTGCTGCCGAAGCTAATGGAGTCTATTTAAACGGCAAAAACACGAATGAGGTTGTTAAAAAAATAGGCGATATTTTAAACGGAATGGATAAAAAGGAGTTTGAAACAAAGGAATATGCCGATTTTAAAAGCCAATTTCAATGGTTTTTAGCATTTGCTGTTTTCTTTTTGCTACTCGATATTTTCTTGTTGGACCGTAAAACCGCTTGGTTAAAAAAATTAAATTTATTTAACGAAAACCTTTAGGTATTTACGATTTACGATTTTTGATTTACGATTGAAATTAGAATGTTAATCATAAATCTAACATTTATAAAACCTTTAACTAGAGGCCGTTGTTTGGTTTTATATATTTATAAGTTGATTAATAAACAGTAAAATGAAATATATACTAGTAATTATAATGACGTTAACAACTACTTTTTCTTTTTCGCAAGAGAAGGAAAAGGAAGCATTATTAGCGGCTAAAAAAGCTAATAATTATGTGTATGAAGGCAATAATTTAATTAGTGAAAACGACTTTGTTTCAGCAGAAAAGGAATATAGAAAAGCCATTTCAGAACAAGGAACAACCGTAGCAGGCATCTATAATTTAGGAAACTCTTATATTAAAAAAGGAAACTATGAAGAAGCTTTATATAGACTAGATCAAGCCGCTAAAATTGCTACTTCAAAACCTGAGAAACACAAAGCTTACCACAACATAGGCAATGTGCTTATGCAAAACAAAAAGTGTAAAGAAGCTGTCGAAGCTTATAAAAACGCCTTAAGAAACGATCCAACTGATGAAGAAACACGATATAATTTGGGTTTAGCCAAAATATGTGCTGAACAACAAAAGGACGAACAAGACGATAAGAAAGACGATAAGGATAAAAAGGACGACAAAAAGGATCAGGACAAAAAAGAAGGGGACGATAAGAAAGACCAAGACCAAAAAGACCAAGGTGATCAAGATCAAAAAGAGGGTGACGATAAGAAAGATGAAAACGGAAAGCCTAAAGAAGAAAAAGACAATAAAGGAAAAGCTGATGATAAAGAAAAACAAGAGCAGCCCAAACCCCGTCCAGGTCAAATGTCTCCGCAACAGGTTAAGAGTTTGTTAGAAGCCATGAATAACCAAGAACAAAAAGTTCAAGAAAAAATCAATGCCGAAAAACAAAAAGGTGTTAAAGTAAAAACAGAAAAAGATTGGTAAAGCGAATTACGAATTATGAATTACGAATTTTGAAATTGAGAAAAATCAAAAATCGTAAATCGTAAATCAAAAATCGTAAATCATTATGAAACTTATTAAACACACATACATACTATTAATAATACTTGTTACAAGTATGGCTTCGGCTCAGGTTAAGTTTGAAGCCAAGGTTAGCAAACAAAAGCTCGGGGTTAATGAGCGTTTGCGTATCGATTTTGAAATGAACCGAGATGGGGATAATTTTAATCCACCGGATTTTTCTAATTTCACCGTAGTTGGAGGTCCAAACCAATCGGTTAGCAATTCGTGGATTAATGGTGTTAGAAGTTTTAAAAAAACCTATAGCTATTTCTTAGCACCCAAAGGCCGAGGTCAGTTTACCATTGCTCAGGCAACTATTAATATTGATGGGGAAACTTATAAAACAGTGCCTATCACTATTGAAGTTACCGCTGCTGTAGAAATACCCAAAGACCCTAATAATCCAGATTATATAGCTTCGGAAAATGTTCATTTAGTTGCTGAAATTTCAAAAACCAATCCGTATTTAAATGAAGCCATTACAGTGGTATATAAACTATATGTATCTCCATCTATTGCTGTTGATAATTGGAACGAAATTGATAGTCCACGTTATAACGATTTTTGGAGTCAGAATATAGATACGCAAGGTCAAAAAGTACAAAACGGTACTTTCAAAGGGGAAGACTATCGCTTTTTGGTTTTAAGGAAAACCGTATTGTATCCTCAAAAAACGGGTAAACTTAATATAGAACCTTTAAGTTTAGATATTGCTTTGCGCGTACCGACCAACAGACGCGATATTTTTGGAAGCCTTTTAATGACGCGTACCAACAAAGTGGTCTCTGCCGGGAATAGTACCATTACCGTTAAGTCCTTGCCGGAAGAAGGCAAACCTTTAGATTTTTCTGGAGCCGTAGGTGATTTTAGTTTTGAGGTTTCACCTTCAAAAACAAGTCTAGAAGCTTCCGAATCCTTGCAATTAAAAGTGGCTGTTAAAGGAAACGGGAATTTAAAGCTTTTTAAACTGCCTAAAGTGTCGTTACCAAGTTCTTTGGAAGTTTACGAACCCGAACACAAAGAAGAGGTCAATACCAGTCTATCCGGTATGCAAGGGTCTATTTCCGATAGTTATACCATTGTTCCTCAATATAAAGGAAAATATCCCATACCAAGTATTTCTTTTTCATACTTCGATTTAAAAACAGAAAGTTATAAGCGTTTAACTTCCGATGAAATTGTTTTAGATGTTTTAAGTGGTCCTTTAAACAATGCCAATTCTAATAACGCAGCTGTTGCAAATAACGGAAAACAACCTGTTTTACTTAACAAAGATCAGTTTGCATTTATTAAAACGAGTACCAATTTTGTAAGTGTAAATAATACAGCCTTTTTTAAAACAACTGCCTTTTGGAGCCTGTTATTACTGCCTTTTTTAGCAATTCCGTTAGCAATTGTAATTAGAAATAAAAAGGCAACAAGAGATGCCGATGTTTATGGAAATAAAATTAGAAAAGCCGATAAACTAGCTAGAAAATACTTGAGCCATGCCAAAAAGTCGCTAGGTCAAAAAGAAGTATTTTATATTGCTTTAGAAAAAGCACTGCATAATTATTTAAAAGCGAAATTGCACATTGAAACCTATGAATTAAGTAAAGACCACATTAATACCTTGCTTGCAGAAAAGCAAGTAGAAGCTACTGTGATTAAAGACTTTATTAGCATTTTAGAAAGTTGCGAGTTGGCACGTTACACACCAATAGATATTGTAACCATGCAAGAAGATTATGAAAAAGCAGCAACAACCATTTCGTTAATTGATAAACAAGCACGTTAAAATGAAGAAGTTATTATACATCCTATCGTTTTTGTTCAGCTTTGGTTTATTTGCCCAAAACAATGCCCTTTTTGAGCAGGCAAATGCATTATATAACGAAGGAAAATATGGTGAAGCTATAGATAAGTATAAAACCATTTTAGATACTAAAAACCATTCGGCAGAGCTATATTTTAATTTGGGGAATGCCCATTATAAATTAAACAACATTGCACCAAGTATTTATTATTACGAAAAAGCTTTGCAGTTAGCACCTAACGATGAAGACATAAAAAACAATTTGGCCTTTGCACAAAATATGACCATTGATGCCATTGATGTGGTTCCTGAAGCAGGATTATCAAAAATTTTAAATAATGCTGCCAACACCATGACTTTTGATACTTGGGCAAAAGTATCTATTGGCTTTGTCTTTTGTTTTGTTATCTTATTTTTAGTCTACTATTTTGCATATTCCTCGCTAAGAAAACGATTGGCTTTTTTGGGTAGTTTAGTATCCTTAACAATAATGTGCATTACGTTATTATTTGCATTTCATAAATTCAATTTAGATAAAAAGAATAAACCTGCCATTGTATTTGCTAAAGAAATTTTGGTAAAAAATGCACCGAACAATAGAAGTGAAGAATCCTTCAGGTTGCACGAAGGCACCAAAGTACAGATTTTAGATACTGTTGATGACTGGAAAAAAATTAAACTTCAAGATGGGAAAACCGGTTGGGTTTCTTCCGAAGACATAAAAGCACTTTAATTTGATGTATCTTTAGCCAAACAATTATTTCCATATGAACTTAGATAGAGTCTTTCAGAATAATAAACAATGGATAAAAGAGAAGTTGGCTTCCGATGCGAATTATTTTGAAAGTTTGGGGTCAGGACAAAATCCGGAACTCTTATTTATTGGCTGTTCGGACAGTCGCGTAACTGCCGAAGAATTAATGGGCTTGGGTCCTGGCGATGTTTTTGTACACCGTAACATTGCTAATATGGTTATTAGTATAGATTTAAACGTCATGTCTGTTGTAAATTATGCCGTAGAACATCTTAAAGTAAATCATGTAGTAGTATGTGGCCATTATGGTTGTGGAGGTGTTAAAGCGGCCATGCAATCGGCCGATTTGGGTATTTTAAATCCTTGGTTACGTAATATACGGGATGTCTATCGTATCCATAAAAATGAATTAAAACACATCACCGACGAGGAAAAAAAGTATGAGAGGCTTATAGAACTTAATGTACAAGAGCAATGTGTTAATCTTATTAAAACTGCTGCAGTACAAAAAGCAGCCAGAGAACGCGGATTAAAAGTACACGGTTGGGTGTTCGATGTGCATACGGGCGAGCTGATAGATTTAAAAATGGACTTTGAGAGTATTCTTGAAAGCATACGGGAGATTTATCATTTAGATTAGTTCTTAGATAAAAAAGAGGCTAAAAAGTCCTTTAAATTTAATTTGTCAGGTTGATCTTGTTAAAAATTATATTGATTACCAGAAAGTTAAAATATTTAGACAAGCAATATGACATAGAACTATACTTTTTAGCCTTTTTAATTTTTAAATAATTTATTGAAAAGGTTTTATCCAAAGCAAGTGTTTCCACTTTTCTTTTTCTTTTAAAACGAGCGCGATATTTATAGCGAATAATCCGCCTGTTTGAATTAATTCTCCAACTTCATCAGCTTCAAGAAACAGATGAAATAGAAATATATGTAGGGTCATTGGGAGCAAAAAAAGAGAACCGACAAATCCTGTGATTTGAATAATTAAAAGAAATCCAAAAAGTAGTTCACAAAATCCAAGTACTTGCCAAAAATAGCCTGTTTGTTTGACGCCGCTTATATATAATATTTTTTGAAGCGTAGGTTCATTTTCAGGAGATGAAAATTTATTGGCTTTTTCTAATACTTCAATAGGAGTAATGGGAGGTGACTGGAATTTTTGGACACCTCCATAAATCATAAATCCGCCTAAAAACAAACGAAGTATAATAAATAAAATGCTGATTGATTTTCCCATGATTAAAACGTCATTACACCTTCATTTGGTTGGTATACATAATTGAAAGTATAGTACCTCTCCGTTCCGTTAAATGCACTAGGTGTTTCTGGGGCATCTTTATAATAGCTAACAATTTCCATTTTAGCATATTTTCCATCATATGTTTTTAAAACAAATACTTTTCCTGGAGTAGCAGTAATTAAGTGGTTTGGTGGCCCAGAATAAGTGTACCAATCTGAAAAAACATACCCTTCACTTGAGTCTTGCCCTAAAAGATCGGTATCAACAGTTTTTACATTTTCAAAAGTATTATTTGCAATATAGCCAGATACATTTCCTGTTCTTTCAGGCTCATCTGTAGTTCCTAAAGATGCGCCGCCATTTATAATAATCGAAGTTCCTCTAAAGGCAATATCCCATTCGGTTTCACTTGTAGTTGTTTGCCCTGTTGAGAAACTAAACTTTGTAAAAGTACCAGAGATAGCCTCTCCGGATCCTTGACCACCAGATTGAGGTGCATGTAAATTAGAATAGGTTTCAGATTCTACTTCCAAAAGGGGCTTGTCGTCATCATCGGAACAAGAGGCGATGCCCATAAAAAGTACTGCTATTGCTAAAAATTTGATTGATTTGATCGCAAAATTACTATTGTTCATTTTGCGTTCTTGGTTTTTGTTTGAAGAGGTCATAGTGTTTATATATAATTGTTAAAATTGAATGTTCAGTTTTCCGTAAATTATTTGTCCTGGAATATTGCTAATGTTTTGAGTATCGGTAAAACCAAAAACATTGTCAATTCCAAAGCCAAGTTGATAGTTTTTATAGAGCGTTTTGTTAATAGCGATGTCCCAGATAGTGTAACTTTCAACAAAAGCATCGTATGTATCTAAATAGGTGTTTCCATTCGTGTCGTATAACCCATATTTGCTTCTGTAAGTGCCACGAATGTTGGCATCTAAATTCCATTTAGTGACCTCATAAAACACCTTTACATTAGCCATGTGTCGTGAGCGGTTGTAAAGACCGAAATAGTCCTTTTTATCTAATTGAAATGAGGGTGAGCTTGGTGTTTCGCGCGCATAAACGGTTCCATTTTTAAAGGCATCTTCAGCATCTTTATCTTTAGCAAAAAGTAACTGATAACCACCTGAAATTTTTATGTCGTTACTGGGTTTCCAAGTTGTGTTAAATTCTAAGCCTTGCGTATAAACCTTATGAACATTATAATAGCTAAATACGTTTTGTCCATTGGTTTTATTAGCAATAACTCGTGTATCGATTAAATCGTTTATGTTATTTCTGAAAAGATTTAAGTTGAATTTTAATGATGCTAGAGGGTTGTAATCTGCACCAAGATTAAAACTTATGGAATTTTCAGGATTTAGCATATTTTCAAATTCTGAGAGTGGCACAACCATGTTGGCAATTTGTCCTTCTGATTCCAATTCAGGCATTTTTGT
This genomic window from Mariniflexile sp. TRM1-10 contains:
- a CDS encoding BatD family protein: MEFRFMINDLRFLNKIKGAFGLRSSVLSLGSLVFGLKSSVLNLRSSVFWSLVFFLSSFFSFSQVTTSIDSTKIKIGAQITYKIEVETKPNSLVVFPEGQTFSPLEMIESYAIDTIKNKDKYNLIKKYGLTQFDSGKYTIPRQKVIIGDKTFFTDSLKVEVNNVVVDTTKQGLYDIKPIIEVSKKGSDWWKYVLLTLLIVGIIGFLMYWFIWRKKPLTEAEQIALLPPYDRAKLALKKLDESHYLETDSIKEYYSDLTFIIRKYLDEKVYDRALESTTDELINRLNLLKEGNQIELSTQDIRNLESILKRADLVKFAKSAVDVELAKMDRDTIDIEIDHVKEALPEPTEEEKLQDEKYRQELERKKKRKKIIITVVIGVFLLMATFVGFGLKYGFNYIKDTIIGHDSIELLEGEWVTSAYGVPPVTISTPKVLTRIELPVPDEMKAQVTQTTFIYGTLLDVFSVMVNTTSYKNMGENKIDIEKASEQSLKGMEAQGAQDIVVLRDKFVTPNGAEGLKTYGTLKIKNPISQKVQEGNYILLQFASENVLQQIVITYPINDEYADQMIERILNSVELKKAEE
- a CDS encoding vWA domain-containing protein, which produces MYQLDEKIWFWALGIIPVIILFFLVLQFWKHRTQRKFADKALLKKLSPNASLFKSVLKLVVLSLAFACLAIALVNPKIGTKLETIKREGVDIVFAVDVSKSMLAEDIAPNRLDKAKQLVTQIINNLASDRVGIIAYAGKAFPQLPITTDYASAKMFLQGMNTDMLSSQGTAINEAIKLATTYFDDEEQTNRILIIISDGEDHSEEATAVAEEANEAGIRIFTIGVGDVKGGPIPEKRNGIVLNYKKDNQGETVITRLDEETLKSIAAEANGVYLNGKNTNEVVKKIGDILNGMDKKEFETKEYADFKSQFQWFLAFAVFFLLLDIFLLDRKTAWLKKLNLFNENL
- a CDS encoding tetratricopeptide repeat protein, with the translated sequence MKYILVIIMTLTTTFSFSQEKEKEALLAAKKANNYVYEGNNLISENDFVSAEKEYRKAISEQGTTVAGIYNLGNSYIKKGNYEEALYRLDQAAKIATSKPEKHKAYHNIGNVLMQNKKCKEAVEAYKNALRNDPTDEETRYNLGLAKICAEQQKDEQDDKKDDKDKKDDKKDQDKKEGDDKKDQDQKDQGDQDQKEGDDKKDENGKPKEEKDNKGKADDKEKQEQPKPRPGQMSPQQVKSLLEAMNNQEQKVQEKINAEKQKGVKVKTEKDW
- a CDS encoding DoxX family membrane protein; translation: MGKSISILFIILRLFLGGFMIYGGVQKFQSPPITPIEVLEKANKFSSPENEPTLQKILYISGVKQTGYFWQVLGFCELLFGFLLIIQITGFVGSLFLLPMTLHIFLFHLFLEADEVGELIQTGGLFAINIALVLKEKEKWKHLLWIKPFQ
- a CDS encoding SH3 domain-containing protein, whose protein sequence is MKKLLYILSFLFSFGLFAQNNALFEQANALYNEGKYGEAIDKYKTILDTKNHSAELYFNLGNAHYKLNNIAPSIYYYEKALQLAPNDEDIKNNLAFAQNMTIDAIDVVPEAGLSKILNNAANTMTFDTWAKVSIGFVFCFVILFLVYYFAYSSLRKRLAFLGSLVSLTIMCITLLFAFHKFNLDKKNKPAIVFAKEILVKNAPNNRSEESFRLHEGTKVQILDTVDDWKKIKLQDGKTGWVSSEDIKAL
- a CDS encoding carbonic anhydrase, whose protein sequence is MNLDRVFQNNKQWIKEKLASDANYFESLGSGQNPELLFIGCSDSRVTAEELMGLGPGDVFVHRNIANMVISIDLNVMSVVNYAVEHLKVNHVVVCGHYGCGGVKAAMQSADLGILNPWLRNIRDVYRIHKNELKHITDEEKKYERLIELNVQEQCVNLIKTAAVQKAARERGLKVHGWVFDVHTGELIDLKMDFESILESIREIYHLD
- a CDS encoding vWA domain-containing protein; this encodes MFEGIDFLNKQWFWALLVLPLAILWYIFKHKKQTAELKISSLKGFKLTNSWLPKLKHGLFVLRLLALALLITALARPQTVDVSSKTKTTRGIDIVMAIDVSASMLAKDLSPNRLEALKNVAAEFIKGRPNDRIGLVEYAGESYTRTPVTSDKAIVIRSLKDIKYNTIIEGGTAIGMGLATAVNRLKDSKAKSKVIILLTDGVNNTGFIDPKIASELAVEYGIKTYAIGLGTNGMALSPVALDPRTGGFQYARVPVEIDEVLLKEIAKVTGGRYFRATDNKKLEEIYGEINKLEKTDVEEFKYYNYEEKYRPLVLLAGLLLLIEFLLRNTIFRSFV
- a CDS encoding BatD family protein produces the protein MKLIKHTYILLIILVTSMASAQVKFEAKVSKQKLGVNERLRIDFEMNRDGDNFNPPDFSNFTVVGGPNQSVSNSWINGVRSFKKTYSYFLAPKGRGQFTIAQATINIDGETYKTVPITIEVTAAVEIPKDPNNPDYIASENVHLVAEISKTNPYLNEAITVVYKLYVSPSIAVDNWNEIDSPRYNDFWSQNIDTQGQKVQNGTFKGEDYRFLVLRKTVLYPQKTGKLNIEPLSLDIALRVPTNRRDIFGSLLMTRTNKVVSAGNSTITVKSLPEEGKPLDFSGAVGDFSFEVSPSKTSLEASESLQLKVAVKGNGNLKLFKLPKVSLPSSLEVYEPEHKEEVNTSLSGMQGSISDSYTIVPQYKGKYPIPSISFSYFDLKTESYKRLTSDEIVLDVLSGPLNNANSNNAAVANNGKQPVLLNKDQFAFIKTSTNFVSVNNTAFFKTTAFWSLLLLPFLAIPLAIVIRNKKATRDADVYGNKIRKADKLARKYLSHAKKSLGQKEVFYIALEKALHNYLKAKLHIETYELSKDHINTLLAEKQVEATVIKDFISILESCELARYTPIDIVTMQEDYEKAATTISLIDKQAR
- a CDS encoding DUF58 domain-containing protein, yielding MDTKELLKKVRKIEIKTRRLSDHIFGGEYHSTFKGRGMTFSEVRQYQFGDDVRNIDWNVTARYNEPYIKVFEEERELTMMLMVDVSGSEMFGTEAQFKSEVVTEIAATLAFSATQNNDKIGLILFSDKVELYIPPKKGRSHVLRIIRELIEFKPESKQTNLAEALKFMQNVMKKKAIVFVLSDFIADDYRQTMKIVSGKHDVTGIRVYDKREEDIPNLGVVQMQDEETGEYMLVNTSSKKVRLNYGKFYQEKVDYYRESFTKSGAGTIDCRVDESYVKKMLGYFKRRG
- a CDS encoding HmuY family protein, with amino-acid sequence MTSSNKNQERKMNNSNFAIKSIKFLAIAVLFMGIASCSDDDDKPLLEVESETYSNLHAPQSGGQGSGEAISGTFTKFSFSTGQTTTSETEWDIAFRGTSIIINGGASLGTTDEPERTGNVSGYIANNTFENVKTVDTDLLGQDSSEGYVFSDWYTYSGPPNHLITATPGKVFVLKTYDGKYAKMEIVSYYKDAPETPSAFNGTERYYTFNYVYQPNEGVMTF